One genomic window of Pseudomonas chlororaphis subsp. piscium includes the following:
- a CDS encoding EscC/YscC/HrcC family type III secretion system outer membrane ring protein, producing MNTRGAKLADVLRDLGANYRVPVIVSPQIGESFIGRLDGGTPEQTLEHLAQLYQLAWYYDGQTIHVYKAQEVGSRLLTPAYLPVQTLMAQLQSTGILDKRYCRVRSVPSSNALEVQGVPACMERVARLAEGLDQQKFNRERNQEAIELFALKYAAAADTQYTYRNQQVVVPGVVSVLKDMAQGRTLPLKENQGEPSSDDRSLPMFSADPRQNAVLVRDRQLNLPLYADLITQLDHKPSLVEISVAIIDVNSQDLGALGIDWSGGARIGGVGVSLNTGEGFDAGNFSTVIANTGNFMIRLNALEQNAKARILSRPSVVTLNNMQAVLDRNITFYTKLVAENVAKLESISAGSLLRVTPRVVGEGSEQEVMLTLIIQDGRQTDPISQREPLPQTLNSEISTHALLKAGQALLLGGFVQDEESESVRKIPLLGDIPFIGRFFRSTQKINRQTVRLFLIQADPWRQP from the coding sequence TTGAACACCCGTGGCGCCAAGCTGGCCGATGTCTTGCGCGACTTGGGGGCCAACTATCGTGTTCCGGTGATCGTCAGCCCGCAGATAGGCGAATCCTTTATTGGCCGTTTGGACGGCGGTACGCCCGAACAGACGCTCGAACACCTGGCGCAGCTCTATCAGCTTGCCTGGTACTACGACGGGCAGACGATTCATGTCTACAAGGCGCAGGAGGTGGGCAGCCGATTGCTGACACCGGCGTATCTGCCGGTACAGACCTTGATGGCCCAGTTGCAGTCCACCGGCATTCTGGATAAGCGTTACTGCCGGGTACGCAGTGTCCCGAGCTCCAATGCCCTGGAAGTGCAGGGTGTTCCCGCCTGCATGGAGCGGGTGGCGCGACTGGCCGAAGGGCTCGATCAGCAGAAATTCAATCGCGAGCGTAACCAGGAGGCCATCGAGCTGTTTGCCTTGAAGTACGCTGCCGCCGCCGACACCCAATACACCTATCGCAACCAGCAAGTAGTGGTGCCGGGGGTTGTGTCGGTGCTCAAGGACATGGCGCAGGGACGAACGTTGCCGCTCAAGGAAAATCAGGGTGAACCCTCATCGGATGACCGGAGCTTGCCCATGTTTTCCGCCGACCCGCGACAGAATGCGGTGCTGGTACGCGATCGCCAGCTCAACCTGCCGCTGTATGCCGACCTGATTACCCAGCTTGATCACAAGCCATCGCTGGTCGAGATTTCGGTGGCGATCATCGACGTCAACTCCCAGGACCTCGGCGCCTTGGGGATCGATTGGTCGGGGGGCGCGCGCATCGGTGGCGTAGGGGTCAGCTTGAACACGGGTGAAGGCTTTGATGCCGGCAATTTTTCTACGGTGATCGCCAATACCGGCAACTTCATGATCCGGCTCAATGCCCTGGAGCAGAACGCCAAGGCGCGCATTTTGTCGCGTCCTTCGGTGGTCACGCTGAACAACATGCAGGCCGTGCTTGATCGCAACATCACCTTCTACACCAAACTGGTGGCGGAAAATGTCGCCAAGCTGGAGTCCATATCGGCCGGATCGCTGCTGCGCGTGACCCCGCGAGTGGTAGGTGAAGGGAGCGAACAGGAAGTCATGTTGACCCTGATTATCCAGGACGGACGGCAAACCGACCCGATCAGCCAGAGAGAGCCTTTGCCCCAGACGTTGAATTCGGAAATTTCCACTCATGCCTTGCTCAAGGCCGGCCAAGCCTTGTTGCTGGGCGGTTTCGTCCAGGATGAGGAAAGCGAAAGCGTACGCAAGATCCCATTGCTGGGGGACATTCCCTTCATTGGCCGGTTCTTCAGATCGACGCAGAAGATCAACCGCCAAACGGTCCGTTTGTTTCTGATCCAAGCTGATCCTTGGCGTCAACCCTGA
- the sctD gene encoding type III secretion system inner membrane ring subunit SctD: MDRTYKLKWLNGPLSGRELALPVGELRIGGPDSDIALCLEQDAQATLSIEEEAIRLACATPAWVEGQPWDLEQALPLGRVIDLAGQAFVLGRSGDELSTPEVPARLTRRRPARASVWHWGALAAVCGLGLAVGLLAWQPTLRVPVLDQDEWLATQLKDPQLAGLSVQRGNQGSLVLKGLCHSSPSVAGLRAKLRARGLLVYDESVCADSLLDSVRSVLSLNGYRDVEVKSGERLDRVVIFGNIVADTTWQRTSAQLRAIQALAGWRVVNDQALLFDDLVSRLTARQVLGGLSVRVSDKALRVSGQLDAQHLATVTEVLDAFNRDGAPRLSAVFQNIPGMASAERYLPSSIVGIGGNVDSPYVQLANGMRLQQGSVLPSGYRIYALDRLSMALLKDQELISLPLTL; this comes from the coding sequence ATGGACCGTACCTACAAACTCAAGTGGCTGAACGGGCCGTTAAGTGGCCGTGAGCTGGCACTGCCCGTGGGCGAACTACGGATCGGCGGCCCGGACTCGGACATTGCCCTGTGCCTTGAGCAGGATGCCCAGGCGACCTTATCGATCGAGGAGGAGGCCATCCGGCTGGCGTGCGCGACGCCTGCCTGGGTCGAAGGGCAGCCCTGGGACCTGGAACAGGCACTGCCGCTGGGCCGGGTGATCGATCTTGCCGGACAGGCTTTTGTACTGGGCCGGTCCGGCGATGAGCTGTCCACGCCGGAGGTGCCCGCGCGATTGACGCGGCGTCGCCCGGCGCGTGCATCCGTGTGGCACTGGGGAGCCCTGGCCGCGGTCTGCGGGCTGGGGTTGGCCGTGGGGCTGCTGGCCTGGCAACCGACCCTCAGGGTACCGGTCCTGGACCAGGATGAATGGCTGGCCACGCAATTGAAGGATCCGCAGCTCGCCGGCTTGAGTGTCCAGCGGGGCAACCAGGGCAGCCTCGTCCTTAAGGGCCTGTGTCATTCCTCGCCCAGCGTCGCAGGCTTGCGCGCCAAGCTGCGCGCAAGGGGGCTGCTGGTGTATGACGAGAGCGTTTGCGCCGACAGTTTGCTCGACAGTGTGCGCTCGGTGCTGAGTTTGAACGGTTATCGGGATGTCGAGGTCAAGAGCGGGGAGCGACTGGATCGCGTGGTGATTTTCGGCAATATCGTCGCGGACACCACATGGCAGCGCACCAGCGCCCAACTGCGGGCGATTCAGGCGCTGGCGGGGTGGCGGGTGGTCAATGACCAGGCGCTGCTGTTCGATGACTTAGTGTCCCGGCTGACGGCGCGCCAGGTGTTGGGCGGCTTGAGTGTCAGGGTGTCCGACAAAGCCTTGCGGGTCAGCGGTCAACTGGATGCCCAGCATTTGGCCACCGTGACCGAAGTGCTCGATGCCTTCAATCGCGACGGTGCCCCACGCTTGTCGGCGGTTTTCCAGAATATTCCGGGAATGGCCTCGGCCGAACGCTACTTACCCTCATCGATTGTCGGCATTGGCGGCAATGTGGATTCCCCCTATGTACAACTGGCCAATGGCATGCGCTTGCAGCAAGGCAGTGTTTTGCCAAGTGGCTACCGCATTTATGCGCTCGATCGCTTGTCGATGGCCTTGCTCAAGGATCAAGAGCTGATATCGCTGCCACTGACACTCTGA
- a CDS encoding TcdA/TcdB catalytic glycosyltransferase domain-containing protein, with product MHIHNAPVQSQQSVSSTSGVDATQAPKAFSEVYPKSEFKTVPSNIHMVWVGSQPGGDQEKYLKQWAEKNPGSTVMLWVDSQQFDAYAINKTARQEAEKVFPDYQAEKPLRGLFSQLKTTLGNTDALLNLGAQKQALSELNKELSAKGNESWKEKLLSGASKVTPQNAGQVLAAFQQLTRGNDDKFLQAECLILDQTVKSWDRCASNPQRDTAKLGALQEKFGDVKNIEIRDLSNRSDIQLKNKDAYQHEIIGRNGAYPAASDIARYEILHEHGGVYADIDLECMQPLNGVLQAHPNLMLVGLAEGKNEASGSATPYFANALLASHPGSQMLADFIDKIGEDYQTLKGNEFRGDRYFSRPNKSTIEATGPNGLRGHVDTVVRQAQEQPHLMRNDVLSLSERIWDKGQQQNQDFWSSMESHFKFPDDYVNFETEEQQKSATKAMGGVAPSTASAPLEGTTVKKSEGAAGIGAPMRPGTVVSTEKVAALILEKINEKQQPGKPMIIFIAGPSASGKSVLTGALQEKALQFESVKTDHFLKSFSELSAIPANQGLPVAEWPVVHGHADSFNRQLTEQLLEALSTGREFSYPLPSTYREGVMIGGFPRGERDTSGPHKQVQVPVSETYLIEGISTPHLVKDATHVLVRLDCEFDETVKRRAGRGHDASIPAEVRIAEDKRQYETFQQAMSQLGESVTADIHLDSSGMTAGHFRLF from the coding sequence ATGCATATCCATAACGCCCCTGTTCAGTCGCAACAGTCGGTATCCTCTACTTCCGGTGTCGATGCCACCCAGGCCCCAAAGGCTTTTTCCGAAGTTTATCCAAAGAGTGAATTCAAGACGGTCCCGTCCAATATCCATATGGTTTGGGTTGGCTCCCAACCGGGGGGCGACCAGGAAAAATACCTGAAGCAATGGGCGGAAAAAAACCCGGGCAGTACGGTCATGTTATGGGTGGACTCGCAACAGTTCGATGCTTACGCCATCAACAAGACCGCCCGACAAGAGGCCGAGAAGGTATTTCCGGACTATCAGGCCGAGAAACCTTTGCGCGGCTTGTTCAGCCAGCTCAAGACCACCCTGGGTAACACCGATGCGCTGCTGAACCTGGGGGCACAAAAGCAGGCACTGAGCGAACTGAACAAAGAACTGTCGGCCAAGGGTAACGAGTCCTGGAAAGAGAAGTTATTGTCGGGTGCCTCCAAGGTGACCCCACAGAATGCGGGTCAAGTGCTGGCGGCATTTCAGCAGCTCACGCGCGGCAATGACGACAAATTCCTGCAAGCCGAATGTTTGATCCTGGACCAGACCGTCAAATCCTGGGACCGCTGCGCGAGCAATCCGCAACGCGATACTGCGAAACTGGGCGCGTTGCAGGAAAAATTCGGTGATGTCAAAAACATCGAGATCCGTGACTTGAGCAATCGCAGTGATATCCAGCTCAAGAACAAGGACGCCTATCAACATGAAATCATCGGCCGCAATGGCGCCTACCCGGCCGCATCCGACATTGCCCGCTATGAGATCCTGCACGAGCATGGTGGCGTATACGCAGACATCGACCTGGAATGCATGCAGCCACTCAATGGCGTACTGCAAGCGCATCCGAACCTGATGCTGGTGGGGCTGGCCGAAGGCAAGAACGAAGCCAGTGGCAGCGCGACGCCTTATTTTGCCAACGCGCTGCTGGCCAGCCACCCGGGTAGCCAGATGCTCGCCGACTTTATCGACAAAATCGGTGAGGACTACCAGACGCTGAAGGGCAACGAGTTCCGGGGTGATCGCTATTTCAGCCGCCCGAACAAGAGCACGATCGAAGCGACCGGCCCCAACGGATTACGCGGGCATGTCGATACCGTGGTACGCCAGGCTCAGGAGCAGCCGCATTTGATGCGCAACGATGTGTTGTCGCTTTCAGAGCGCATCTGGGACAAGGGCCAGCAGCAGAACCAGGACTTCTGGTCCTCGATGGAATCGCACTTCAAGTTCCCGGACGATTACGTGAACTTCGAAACCGAAGAGCAACAAAAAAGCGCGACCAAAGCCATGGGGGGCGTCGCACCGTCAACAGCCTCCGCACCCCTTGAGGGCACGACTGTAAAAAAGTCTGAAGGCGCGGCCGGGATTGGCGCGCCTATGCGTCCAGGTACGGTGGTAAGCACCGAAAAAGTCGCGGCGCTCATTCTGGAAAAAATCAACGAGAAGCAGCAGCCCGGCAAACCCATGATCATCTTCATCGCCGGCCCTTCGGCATCCGGCAAGTCGGTGTTGACGGGGGCGCTACAGGAAAAAGCATTGCAGTTCGAGTCGGTCAAGACCGACCACTTCCTGAAATCCTTCTCGGAGCTGAGTGCCATACCCGCCAACCAGGGGTTGCCAGTGGCGGAGTGGCCTGTCGTTCACGGGCATGCCGACTCGTTCAATCGTCAACTGACAGAGCAGCTTTTAGAGGCCCTCTCGACAGGGCGCGAGTTCAGCTATCCGTTGCCGAGCACCTATCGCGAAGGGGTGATGATTGGCGGGTTTCCACGGGGAGAGCGGGACACCAGCGGCCCCCACAAACAAGTCCAGGTACCGGTGAGCGAAACCTATTTGATTGAAGGCATTTCCACCCCCCATCTGGTCAAGGATGCCACCCATGTTTTGGTGCGCCTGGATTGCGAGTTTGACGAGACCGTCAAACGCCGGGCCGGTCGTGGACATGACGCATCGATCCCGGCGGAGGTCAGGATCGCCGAGGATAAACGCCAGTATGAGACCTTCCAACAGGCGATGAGCCAACTTGGAGAGAGCGTGACTGCCGATATTCATCTGGATTCGTCCGGCATGACGGCGGGGCATTTCCGGTTGTTTTAA
- a CDS encoding EscE/YscE/SsaE family type III secretion system needle protein co-chaperone, translating into MARITYLEDALFADTQGVLRRHLLDSLRQAEHRVRGQLRQPQPAARFQALEQCANACASAAQVIEILWGRYHSPMQGIGGVR; encoded by the coding sequence ATGGCCCGTATCACCTATCTGGAAGATGCCTTGTTCGCCGATACCCAGGGCGTATTGCGCCGGCACTTGCTGGACAGCCTTCGACAGGCCGAACACCGGGTGCGCGGACAATTGCGTCAGCCACAACCTGCCGCGCGGTTCCAGGCGCTGGAGCAATGCGCCAATGCCTGCGCCAGTGCCGCGCAGGTTATCGAGATATTGTGGGGGCGGTATCACTCGCCCATGCAAGGCATCGGGGGCGTGCGGTGA